One Aciduliprofundum boonei T469 genomic region harbors:
- a CDS encoding MFS transporter, with product MNKYRRIASIVLLVLMAAFLMADQNLLPPNYQQIMQEFGISETQMGFVSTIFVATSALITIVWGYFSDIKGRKKLLVLGVLLGEIPCFLTAFAQNYWELLALRLFTGIGIGSIIPIGYSLISDMFYGDKRGRGFSYIQTAFGFGTLFGMIMAGVIASWRTPFIYASVPNFILAPLFYIVAEEPKRGSGEKVLQDLISRGIQYTYKLNWKIIKKSFETATNILIFFQGIIGTIPWGVIVYWIISFLMVSRGMSKETSTFVLLILGVSTVIGTFIGGFLGDYFERKIRGGRAILVGASIFIGFVAVLFLILYPLPSNPSIVDWIMLTFYGILILQFVSIASPNVPAIISQVNPPEDRGTVFGVFYILNSIGSAIGPVLGGIMINTFEWMGMSKALAYQYTLIIGALFWIPCGLTWIWIRRTYPKDMEALQNLLKKRRKMMLKNAN from the coding sequence ATGAATAAATACAGGAGAATTGCATCAATAGTTTTGTTAGTGCTTATGGCAGCATTCTTAATGGCTGACCAGAACCTTCTACCACCGAATTACCAGCAGATTATGCAAGAATTTGGGATAAGCGAAACTCAGATGGGTTTTGTATCCACAATATTTGTGGCCACCAGTGCACTCATAACAATAGTTTGGGGATACTTTTCAGATATAAAAGGAAGGAAAAAACTGCTGGTGTTAGGCGTGCTTTTGGGCGAAATTCCATGCTTTCTAACTGCCTTTGCTCAAAATTACTGGGAACTATTGGCATTGAGGCTCTTTACAGGGATAGGTATTGGCTCTATCATACCCATCGGCTACTCTCTTATATCAGATATGTTCTATGGGGATAAACGTGGTAGGGGATTTTCTTACATTCAAACTGCATTTGGATTTGGTACTCTATTTGGTATGATTATGGCTGGAGTAATTGCAAGCTGGAGAACTCCATTCATCTACGCCTCAGTACCTAACTTCATTCTAGCTCCGCTATTTTACATAGTGGCAGAAGAACCCAAGAGAGGTAGCGGAGAAAAAGTACTTCAAGATTTGATCTCAAGAGGGATACAATATACATACAAACTTAATTGGAAAATTATAAAAAAATCTTTTGAAACGGCAACAAATATTCTAATATTCTTTCAGGGGATAATAGGCACCATTCCTTGGGGAGTTATAGTTTACTGGATAATATCATTTCTGATGGTAAGTAGAGGTATGAGTAAAGAGACCTCAACTTTCGTGCTCTTAATCTTGGGAGTATCTACGGTTATTGGAACTTTCATAGGTGGGTTCTTGGGGGATTACTTTGAAAGAAAGATAAGAGGAGGAAGAGCCATTCTAGTTGGTGCATCGATATTCATAGGATTCGTAGCAGTACTATTTTTAATACTCTATCCCCTACCTTCAAATCCTTCAATTGTCGACTGGATAATGCTCACCTTTTACGGCATACTAATTCTGCAATTTGTATCCATAGCCTCTCCAAATGTACCCGCAATAATTTCACAGGTTAATCCTCCAGAAGACCGTGGTACCGTTTTTGGAGTATTCTACATTTTAAACAGCATAGGAAGTGCAATAGGACCGGTACTTGGGGGAATCATGATAAACACTTTTGAATGGATGGGAATGTCCAAAGCATTAGCATATCAGTACACTCTAATAATCGGAGCACTATTCTGGATTCCATGCGGGCTTACATGGATCTGGATAAGAAGAACCTATCCAAAAGATATGGAAGCTCTCCAAAACTTGCTTAAAAAGAGAAGAAAAATGATGTTGAAAAATGCAAATTAG
- a CDS encoding hydrolase, producing MHSLIFHANLQYAEIPKKEIERVINKSYKPTIATLLKEDIPFALNITGFSIQYLPKELIKGIKDGIESNLIEITGTSYSHAILPLLSLNRVKEQIEMDVRMKEDTLEVKPISFWPPELAYDPILPAILKDLNFEYVFVDGEALLFSNYMNTAIKNFEIPYIKLIKASYGQRKYLNYFLGLRQLRRSLSYVFGGKALVKGVKNIVGIPVWQPVNITLMLSLGHFPFMNERKAARWLSSIRDIMLYGTDIEFFGYMPFAGKKIKISTLIKFIKSNNINITLPSQLPMSGREFYLKTSSWAPDKSLLIWKEDEDNRRLNMLISGIKGDNAFMAENSDARGWEPLPERRLDAFKAIYEEWRKEYE from the coding sequence ATGCATTCGCTAATATTTCATGCAAACCTTCAATATGCAGAAATACCAAAAAAGGAAATAGAGAGAGTGATAAACAAGTCTTACAAGCCAACTATTGCGACTCTTTTAAAAGAGGATATTCCGTTTGCTCTCAATATCACCGGGTTCTCCATACAATACCTTCCTAAAGAGTTAATTAAGGGAATAAAAGACGGAATTGAGAGCAATTTGATAGAAATAACCGGTACTTCTTATTCTCATGCCATCTTGCCACTTCTTTCCCTAAACAGAGTAAAAGAGCAAATTGAGATGGATGTGAGAATGAAAGAGGATACGCTAGAGGTGAAGCCTATCTCTTTCTGGCCTCCAGAGTTGGCCTACGATCCTATACTTCCAGCAATTCTTAAAGATTTAAATTTTGAATACGTTTTTGTGGATGGGGAAGCTCTTTTGTTTTCTAACTATATGAACACAGCAATAAAAAATTTTGAAATCCCATATATCAAATTAATAAAAGCATCCTATGGCCAGAGAAAATATCTCAATTATTTTTTGGGATTGCGTCAACTCAGAAGATCCTTATCATATGTTTTTGGAGGAAAAGCCCTTGTTAAAGGTGTGAAAAACATTGTGGGAATACCCGTGTGGCAACCTGTAAACATAACACTTATGCTCTCACTTGGGCATTTTCCATTTATGAACGAGAGAAAAGCCGCTAGATGGTTAAGTTCCATACGAGATATCATGCTATATGGCACAGATATTGAGTTCTTTGGGTATATGCCATTTGCAGGTAAGAAAATTAAAATAAGTACCCTAATTAAATTTATAAAAAGTAACAATATAAACATTACACTCCCATCACAATTGCCTATGAGTGGGAGAGAATTTTACCTAAAAACATCTTCTTGGGCCCCTGATAAATCACTGCTCATATGGAAAGAAGATGAAGATAACAGAAGATTGAATATGCTTATTTCAGGTATAAAAGGAGATAACGCGTTCATGGCTGAGAATAGTGATGCCCGTGGATGGGAGCCTTTGCCAGAAAGAAGATTAGATGCTTTTAAAGCCATATATGAGGAATGGAGGAAGGAATATGAATAA
- a CDS encoding galactokinase, whose amino-acid sequence MLKIASPGRVNLIGEHTDYSLGYVMPMAINLYTFLEGNKSSFVEIYSESLKSKTSFNLQSLERSNDWSDYIRGIFWILFNNNYNPKGIRGKIYGNLPIGSGLSSSASLELAILEFLNEEYKLNISKMDEAILAKDAENEFVGVPCGVMDQMAIALGKRNYAIFIDTENLHYEYVPFQDIYILIFDTGVRRELANSEYVKRRESVEKALNKLGKMSSKYIESKDLNKLQELQRRFLGYIIRENQRVLEAKDALKNGNLQEFGNIITEAHWDLAKNYGVSSPELDFFVKNALKYGALGARLTGAGFGGSAFAIFTQDPSKIGEKILKDYKRLFSHSAKYFLVESSDGVRKCIR is encoded by the coding sequence GTGCTTAAAATTGCATCACCCGGAAGAGTTAATTTGATTGGAGAGCATACGGATTATTCTTTAGGATATGTCATGCCTATGGCGATAAATCTCTACACATTCTTGGAGGGAAATAAATCCTCATTTGTAGAAATTTATTCGGAGAGTTTAAAAAGCAAAACTTCATTTAACCTCCAGAGTCTGGAGAGAAGTAATGATTGGAGCGATTATATTAGAGGCATTTTCTGGATCTTGTTTAATAATAACTACAATCCCAAAGGGATAAGGGGAAAAATATATGGAAACTTGCCAATAGGCTCTGGACTTAGCTCTTCAGCAAGCTTAGAGCTTGCAATTCTTGAGTTTTTAAATGAAGAATATAAATTAAACATTTCAAAAATGGATGAGGCAATTCTAGCTAAAGATGCAGAAAATGAGTTTGTGGGTGTACCCTGCGGAGTAATGGATCAGATGGCTATAGCACTAGGAAAAAGAAACTACGCTATTTTTATAGACACAGAAAATTTGCATTATGAATATGTACCATTTCAAGATATTTACATTCTTATTTTTGACACAGGGGTTAGAAGAGAACTTGCCAATTCTGAATATGTGAAGAGAAGAGAGAGTGTAGAAAAAGCATTAAACAAGTTAGGAAAGATGAGTTCCAAATATATTGAGTCCAAGGATCTAAACAAATTACAGGAATTACAAAGAAGATTTTTAGGTTATATAATTAGGGAAAATCAGAGAGTGCTTGAGGCGAAAGATGCTTTGAAAAATGGAAATTTACAAGAATTTGGTAATATCATAACAGAAGCACACTGGGATCTGGCAAAAAATTATGGCGTGAGCTCTCCAGAACTGGATTTTTTCGTTAAAAATGCTCTTAAATACGGTGCCCTTGGGGCTAGATTAACCGGGGCAGGATTTGGGGGCTCTGCCTTTGCAATATTCACTCAGGATCCTTCAAAAATAGGAGAAAAAATATTAAAAGACTATAAAAGGTTATTTTCCCATTCTGCAAAATATTTTTTGGTGGAATCTTCAGATGGGGTGAGAAAATGCATTCGCTAA
- a CDS encoding 2-hydroxyacid dehydrogenase, with amino-acid sequence MKVLVLQCKRFEILKRILDSFDVRCLKDADDNFLNSAEVVLAHSWKKLESVLPKLKNLKMIQAFSAGVDHYHFEKIPENVIVCTNSGGNSWGVAEHAVALIFAALKKMIYRHNEMLKGRFPQMLESKLLRGKVVGLMGLGNIARDLSAMLRGFHPHFMGISRSGKCDFCDDFMFVGTVKQIDFLLKNSDIVVLALPLTKSTKGLINMEKLQLMKKDAILVNVSRGKIIVEEDLYEFLKNNTNFTAALDAWWHYGERFKQNYPFEKLSNVILSPHCAGSYEGFWDELTIWAAENIKLFAQGKPRNVVKRGDYV; translated from the coding sequence ATGAAAGTTCTAGTCCTGCAATGCAAGAGATTCGAGATCCTCAAGCGCATACTTGATAGTTTTGATGTGAGATGCCTAAAAGATGCTGATGATAATTTCTTGAATTCTGCAGAGGTTGTACTTGCCCATAGTTGGAAAAAATTGGAATCTGTGCTTCCAAAGTTAAAGAATTTGAAGATGATCCAAGCATTCTCAGCTGGCGTGGATCATTACCATTTTGAAAAGATCCCCGAAAATGTGATAGTGTGCACAAACTCAGGTGGAAATTCATGGGGGGTTGCAGAGCATGCTGTTGCCCTAATATTTGCAGCGCTGAAGAAGATGATTTACAGGCACAACGAAATGCTAAAAGGTCGTTTTCCACAGATGCTCGAATCTAAATTGCTTAGAGGAAAAGTTGTAGGATTGATGGGTTTGGGAAACATTGCAAGAGACCTATCTGCCATGCTTCGTGGCTTTCATCCACATTTTATGGGAATAAGCCGCAGTGGAAAATGCGACTTCTGTGATGATTTTATGTTCGTGGGCACCGTGAAACAGATAGATTTTTTGCTTAAAAACTCCGATATTGTTGTGTTAGCCTTGCCCCTAACAAAAAGCACCAAGGGACTAATAAATATGGAAAAACTGCAGCTTATGAAGAAAGATGCAATATTGGTAAATGTATCTCGCGGAAAGATTATAGTGGAGGAGGATCTATACGAATTCTTGAAAAATAATACCAATTTTACAGCGGCCCTAGATGCTTGGTGGCATTATGGAGAGAGATTTAAGCAAAATTATCCGTTCGAGAAACTTTCCAATGTGATCCTAAGCCCACACTGCGCTGGATCATACGAAGGTTTCTGGGATGAGCTCACCATCTGGGCTGCTGAGAACATAAAATTATTTGCCCAAGGCAAGCCGAGAAATGTAGTGAAGAGGGGGGATTATGTATAA
- a CDS encoding M48 family metallopeptidase, with product MNCIICGRKSERPVCEECTHKIMEEYPFLLRKSFIAPNKIFDLEDAIERGIITDENLATLNDMARRGLKGENVDFEILTRAALLFHRRYSFYLENFEISPDYYLSLAELFAERVEGEAGMFLRYKILKEKGNFKGALKLIDSLSRNGNKEYMLEKAALLLEMGEKDAAQKLYMDILDDVSSWEHFADTLYDLAEYESAAEAYMYVTELNPTERAYYKIASSLVKLGKHKDAIEYLQKAISINRYHLDSYILLYRIYGELDMPEERKKIATRMKRAGFDAELLGVEQ from the coding sequence GTGAATTGCATAATATGTGGGCGGAAATCTGAGCGTCCCGTTTGTGAGGAATGCACCCATAAAATTATGGAAGAGTATCCATTTTTGCTGAGGAAGAGTTTTATTGCGCCAAATAAAATTTTTGATCTTGAGGATGCGATTGAAAGGGGAATAATAACCGATGAGAATCTTGCTACTCTCAACGATATGGCAAGAAGAGGACTGAAGGGAGAGAATGTGGATTTTGAAATTTTAACCAGGGCGGCATTGCTCTTTCATCGTAGATATTCCTTTTACTTAGAGAATTTTGAAATTAGTCCAGATTATTATCTCTCTCTTGCAGAATTATTCGCTGAAAGGGTTGAGGGAGAAGCTGGCATGTTTTTAAGGTACAAAATTTTGAAAGAAAAAGGCAATTTTAAAGGGGCTTTAAAATTAATTGATTCTCTCTCAAGAAATGGTAATAAAGAGTATATGCTTGAAAAGGCGGCTCTTTTGCTTGAAATGGGGGAGAAGGATGCAGCCCAGAAATTGTATATGGATATTTTGGATGATGTAAGTTCTTGGGAGCATTTTGCAGACACACTTTACGATTTGGCAGAGTATGAGAGTGCAGCTGAGGCGTATATGTATGTGACAGAATTGAATCCTACAGAGAGAGCGTATTACAAAATAGCAAGTTCTCTAGTAAAGCTTGGAAAGCACAAGGACGCAATTGAGTATTTGCAAAAGGCAATAAGCATAAACAGATACCATCTCGACTCTTACATTCTTCTTTACCGCATATATGGTGAGCTGGATATGCCAGAGGAGAGAAAGAAAATAGCAACGAGGATGAAAAGAGCAGGATTTGATGCAGAGCTCTTGGGGGTGGAGCAATGA